A segment of the Capricornis sumatraensis isolate serow.1 chromosome 8, serow.2, whole genome shotgun sequence genome:
TACATCCTCcccctcttgggcctccctcccacccatcaTCCCACCactttaggtcatcacagggcactgagCTGAGCGCCCTAGGTTATACAGTGGCTTCACACCAGCTACCTGTTTTACTCAtgagccatggcaacccactccagtgttcttgcctggaaaaccccatgggcagaggagcctggtgggctgcagtccatggggttgctgagggtcagacatgactgagcgaattcactttcacttttcactttcatgcattggggaaggaaatggcaacccactccagtgtccttgcctggagaatcccagggacgggggagcctggtgggctgccgtctatggggtcgcacagagtcggacacgactgaagcgacttagcagcagcagcagcgtatatatgtcaatgctactgtctcaattcatcctgccttctccttcccctactgtgtagGACAGAGCTTTTTGACTTTCTTTTAAAGGGTGAAGACatccagagaggttaagaaatttgCCCGTGATTCAAGTCATTTAGTCAAGACTCCAACCCATGCTGTCTGGCCCCAAAACTTAAATACAAGCCTTTCCCCCTTGCCCTGACTTCTCCTGCTCATCCACCGACCtcagcttctctggtgtctctaGGACAGAATCCAGGCTCCCCGACACAGTTCAGAAGGGGCGCAGCCCTCCCCGCCCTCTTTAATATCCTCTTCCTACTTCTTCCTTCCCACCTTGCACTGCGGCTCCTGGAACTGCTCCATCCTCCCAGACACGCTGGGCTTCCCCCACCGCAGGCCTCCatacatttctttcttcagatccCATGACCCCTCTGTCTGCCTAAGTCCTGCTCCTCCTTCAGGAATCAGCTCAGACACCACCTGCTGCGGGACTTCTTCCTCAACCACCCAGGCTGGTTCAGGGGCTCCTAATTCTGTTCCCATAGCCCCTTGCGTCAAATTCTACTCTATCCCAGACCACATTCGATTGTAGtgtttgtcttttcactttgctttttcaCTCAGACTGGTGTGTAAGGGACACAGGAGTAGTGACTGTATCTTCCACGTGTTCTAACTCTCATGGAGCCTGGCTTGTAATAGGAGCTCAATACATGTTTGCCCAGTCAAGTTCATCAGCAAAGGTGAACCCCTCAGTCCTTTGTACTTCATGAAGCTCAGTCCAGAGGCTGAAAAATCTACAGAAGATTCACCTTTTTCACTTGTCTGTTACCCATCAAGCTACCATCAATCCCTGCTGACAGACGGCTTTGCCATCACAAGAACAGACAAAATGCAAGAGATGGGAGATGGAGGTGGGCAGCCATGGGCTCCCTCTCCACCTTCTTAACTCAGCTTTCAATGTCATTCCCTCAGAAGTTCCTGAGTCggtgaaccccccacccacctgctGCCCGAAGTATCATGAGAAAGTATTGCCGAAAAAACTGGTGGTGGGATACAGACAGGCCCTCAACTGTTACCTGCCGGCAATCATGTAAGCACCGTTCTGCAGACATTTACAGGGAGCGGGAAGGGGAGCCCAAGGCTGGATCGGGGTACACAGAACCAAGACTCCATGCTAGAACAGGGGAGCCCGAGTTAAGGGCCCGGGCTTTGACTCTCACGAGACAGGCCTGGATTTTGTTCTAGACTTTGCCACTTACAGAGGCGCGTGGCCGGTTCAAGTGGTCCAAGAAACAGTGGCTATAATGGAACCCAAGCCTGAGGGTCTAGGCTGAATGGAGAAGGGCTGAAAGAAGAGATGATGAGGTCTAGAAGCCAGAGAGGGAGGTGGTACAGGGCATGAGGCAAGCCCCCGGTGAGCTAGAAGTGGGGGCGTGTGGACTGGACCCCTAACTCCTCCGGGGCCCCTGACGGTCTAACTCTGCCCCCACAGCTTCATCACCAAGCGGAAACGAGAGGTCTGTACCAACCCCGAAAACGACTGGGTCCAAGAGTACATCAAGGATCCCAAACTTCCTCTGCTGCCTTCCAGGAGGTTGGCTTAGGTTAACATCACCAGATGGGAGGAAGGTCAACCCCAGATCCACAACTCGCCCTGGTGGTCAGGCCTCCAATGGAGCCCAAGTTCGACGGGGCAGGGGGGAAGGGGTAACCCTGTGAAAACACGGGCAACCTTGTGGACTGAATGACAAGAGTCACCTTCAGAGAAAGAGGCCAGAGATTCAAAAAAGTAAAGCATTTCGAATATATTCTCAGTCTCCGGAGGAAATGCCAAGGTTGAGGGGGAGGCTAGGGATACATTCTttacactcagcacagcactttcacatccTCCTCCTTGTTCTGCTTCAGACCCTCACCTCCCTCCAATGCACCAGCCCGCCCTGAAGGATCACGTCCTGCTTCCCAACAGCCAAACCACCTCTGGCTCTCTCTGGCCTCCCGCTCATTACGAGACTCACGGGACTCTGAGCATCTCCTATCCACACTCATCCTTTTTCTAgatctcttttttcttctatgatgcttttcttttaaaacctaactgtttgggacttccctgggggtccagtggctaggaccccatgctcccagtgcaggggcccaggttcaatccccagtcaggggactagatcccacacattGCAACTAAAAATCCCCTCATGCCGAAACTAAGACCCAaggtagccaaataaataaaaattaaaaacaaaaaacctaaccTTTTCTTATGGGACTAGTCAAATGCTAATTTTTTTTGTCCCTGTTGCTGAGGCTTTGCTGAATTCCCCAATATTGGGTCTTCCCCAGGGTGATGTGGGTGCAGATGGTGCTGAAACAAAGGAGGAGGTGTCAGTCCCTAGGTCTCTCCCACTGCAagctttatagcacagggaagggCATTTGGCTAGGCTGGGGTAAAAGTCCTGGTCCAAAACTCAACCATTCAGTAAACACAATTTCCTTTATTGCCAACTTTGTTTCTAACTCCCTGCCTCCTTTCTGCTGAGATGGCAGAAACTTAATCTCAGTTTTTTCAGGGTCCTCACATTCCCCTGGGGAAATTTCTCCAATTGGGGAACTGGAGCTTTCACATGGCACTGAGGCCAGAggtggggagcttccctggtgtctcagatggtaaagaatatgcctgcaatgcaatgcaggagacctggcttcgattcctgggttaggaaagatcccctggagaaggtaatggcattcgaagccagtattcctgcctggagaattccacagacagaggagcctggtaggtgacCGTCCATGgatcgctaagagtaggacatgactgagtgaccaacactttcactttattttttttccagacatggattattttttcccctcctccctaCCTCTCTGTCCCCAGCTCAACAATAGGGAGTGGACTCAGACAAAATCCAACATTCCCCCAAAATGGTGTTGTGAAGGCAAAGCAAATTCAGGCAACTAAAgctatatgctgctaagtcgcttcagtcgtgtccgactctgtgcggccccatagatggcagcccaccagctccccccccccccccccccccggtccctgggattctccaggcaagaacactggagtgggttgccattgccttctccaatgcatgaaagtgaaaagtgaaagtgaagtccctcagtggtgtttgactcttagcgaccccatggacggcagcctaccaggctcctccgtccatgggattttccaggcaagagtactggagtggggtgccattgccttctccgctaaagCTATATAGAGAAACGAAATTTGGTGAAGTGATCATTGGGAACACTGGTCTTCCAATGACTTGGATTCTGCTAAACTGACCCAAGTCTGCCCCCAGTGGCCCCCAGTGGTACTACATCATCCTGCCTCCCTGCTTCCCGACCCCAACTGAAGCTAACCCAGCTGACCAAGCAGACTCTCTCTTAGATGAACTTCGGACCTGAGAAACCAGCCCTGCAGCATTGTCCCAAGGGAAGAGGTCTACGCACTCGTCCGCCGAAGCCCCTGGAGCTGCCCTGTCCCTCCTCCAGGCTTGGAGGTTTGGCTAACCTCAGTTCCATGAGATGCCCCAGCATGCTTCCCGCTATTCCTGTTTGTTCTGTCTGTTTGTTTGAATTCCTAAAGGACAATGGCGGCACTTAGCACCTCGGCGATAACTTTTTGTTGGTTTAGGTCagttctgttgtgtgtgtgtccacacgTACCCAACATTCTTACCgtatttaagtgtacaattcagtggcacgTTGTcatgcagccatcaccactaCTTTTTCCTCACCCCAGACTGAAACCTCTCTTCCCCATAGACAATaacttccccctcctccctccccccagcccttcagttcagttcagttcattgcagttcagttcagttgctcagtcgtgtctgacattttgcgaccccatgaattgcagcacgccaggcctccctgtccatcaccaactcccagagttcactcacactcacgtccatcaagtcagtgatgccatccagccatctcatcctctgtcgtccccttctcctcctgcccccaatccctcccagcatcagagtcttttccaatgagtcaactcttcgcatgaggtggccaaagtactggagcttccactttagcatcattccttccaaagaaatcccagggctgatgtccttcagaatggactggttggatctccttgcagtccaagggactctcaagagtcttctccaacaccacagttcaaaagcatcaattcttcagcgctcagccttcttcacagtccaactctcacctccatacatgaccactggcccTTAGgaaccactattctactttctgtcactATGAACGTGATTCCTCTAGGTACctcttataaatggaatcatatagtatttgacCTTTGGTAACCGTCTTATTTCACGTAGCACAACACTTCTAAAGTGTATGCATGTTGTCAGGATTTCATCCCTTGCTGGGCCTGAATGACATTTCATTGTCTGTATCTACCCTGTTTTGCTCATTCATTAATCTGTCCACGGGTGTCTGGGTGCCCCCTTTTCTTTACACGAGCTCGAGTTAGCAGGTCTTAGTTTCTGTTGTTTGTGCCAAAAACACCTTAACTCTGTACTGACCTGTCAATCACCACGCTGGCCAGGCAGGAGCTTGGGGCAGGTAAGGGCCTCAGACTCCGACCCTCCCCTTTGTCCCGGACAGAGGTCAGTGCTCCCTTCTCGTCCCTCCCAGGCTGTGAGCTCCTACTTCTGGGTCCAGGGATTTCTCTCTACAATTCCTGCAATCAAAGCTGACTGTAATCAAACATCCTCCAGGAGCTCACAGCCCAGGGATGACAGAATCACCGACAGATGCAACATAGCCAGGCTGGACCTTTGCTTGCCAGAGCCAGAGTGAACGTGGAGAGGTGGCAGGGCTTCGACTGACGCAGGAGCCAGACCACGATCGGTGTGCACAGCCAAGCAGGAGGTTTCAAAGTCCTTAGCCAGCGCCAGGGTCAAAATCAGGGAACTCGAGTTCAAAGGCCTGAAGGACAAGCTGAGGCTGAAAACAGGAAGCACAGGCGGGGGCCAGGATTCTGGCAAGCTGGAGTGGACATGTcatcatgtatcttttttttttttttaacttatcaaAAGAGTTCAGAGTTGAGATGTCAGTCCAAAAATCTaactgaaaaatctgtatacaaAGTCAAATTCTCATCCCAGCACATAATAACAAAACTTGCCAGAAACTCCCAGTGGTTTAGAACCAAAAGTAACTTATCTCAGGTGCAATCagctgttttgttgctgttgttgttggggttttttatttgttttttattggagtataattgctttacaacattatgttggtttctgctgtacgatgaagtgaatcagctgtacggATATGTATATCCCTTTCCTCTTtaaactccctcccaccccaaccccatcccaccctctaaatcaccacagagcaccaagctgagctccctgtgataCACAGGTTTccactagccatctatttcaTACATGGTCATGTGTTTATGTCAAACCTgaactcccagttcatcccaccctccccttccccctctgtgtccaTCAAAGGGCTAGTCTTAATCTTTTCAAGGTAGAGAAATGCCTGGCTTTTAACATAACACTTATGCACACAGAGGCACTCCCAGGAAAGACCTCCTCATTCTTATCCATAGGTGTCTCCCAACCGTGATCAGCCTGATCAATCAAAGTGATTCACCCACATTAATGCATGCCTAGCCAGCTTATGTGACTGTCAGCCTTGTGGAACCAAGGTGACTGGTAGCGGGTGGACAATAAGGCCTGGAACAGCAGGCTTTCCACTCATCTGTCAGAGAAAAGGGTAGAAAGGGATGAAGGCCACACACAGCAACATGAGGGGACCAGTGGGTGGgtcaggaagggaagaaaggaaggaagcagcCCTGGGCAGTACAAGGAGCATTCTACCTGGCGTCTGGGAGCCTGGCTGGCACATCCCCTCTCGTGCATCCCCTCTGCACACCATCCCCCCTGTGCGCTATGAGAATTTAGACCAGATGACCAGATGTCCTGCAGCTAGCTCTGGCTGGCCTGTAAGAAATGCTATTCAGCCTTCGAGGCAACCTCTCGAGGCCAGCCAGAAGGGCACGCATTTCCCCTCTATAGGGAAGAACACGTGTGCGTGCACCTGTGTGCAAGCAACCACTGAGAGTCGTCAGCAGCCTGAATGAGGATCTGCAGGACACAGTCGATGTGCTGGTTTAAAAGCGTTGTCTCAGGATTTTCCAGCTGGTCCAGTAGCTAATTCTCCATTCAATGCAGAGGGcctaggttcgacccctggtgggggtactagatcccacgtgccacaactgagtTTGCAGATCGAAATTTTAGATCCCCCAGGCCACAGATGCAGGGGGTTGGGAAAagctaaattaaagaaaataaaagcattgtCTCCACACTCAGGCAAATCCAGGTTCAGATCCCAACTCTGTCTCTTAACTATGATGGTAAAATGTCGCTATTCTGTTATCAGCTAGGACGAGAATCCCTctcctggagggaaaaaaatcacgtTTAGAAAATGTGTCTGCAACCCCAGTGAAGGCATggatgtgtgtatgcatgtctgtgtgtgtgtgcacgtgtgtgtctgtgtgtgagccactcagtcacatctgactcttcgtgacaccatggaggccaccaggctcttctgtccatggggttctccaggcaaggatagacTGGGGTAAGATTTCAAGGGGAGGGATGAAGTCACTCTGAGTGAGCCAAGAAAAGGGACCATTTGGTCTTTGAAAACCAGAGGTGGCACACAGGGCCAGTGTCCCTGGACCAGAGACCAAAGCCTGTGAAGTAAGTCATCGAGGACTCACAGAAGACTTGTGGAAGCTTTGATCGCCCCTGGACTGGAGAACTGCAGGAGTGGAAAGACTTCCAGGCAGCTCTCAAGATCAGGGAGGTGACTCAATGTCTTCTTTAGGTGGGTGGTGAGGAAAGGCATTACTGAGGAGGGGACGTGCCCCCTGAGAGCTAAATGACCGGCAGGAATCAGCCACGCCAGGACCCGGGGGAAGGAAATTTTGCAAGCAGAACTTCCGCAGTAGTCCAAcggttaacaatctgcctgccaatgcaggtgacacgggttcgatccctggtctgggaagatcccacatgcctcagggcaactagtgagtgaagtcgctcagtcgtgtcctccagg
Coding sequences within it:
- the CCL16 gene encoding C-C motif chemokine 16 translates to MKVSVAALFLLILTITSAVHSQPKVPESVNPPPTCCPKYHEKVLPKKLVVGYRQALNCYLPAIIFITKRKREVCTNPENDWVQEYIKDPKLPLLPSRRLA